In Bosea vestrisii, the following are encoded in one genomic region:
- a CDS encoding glutathione S-transferase, which translates to MTQAKITLHGTALSGHTHRVELLLRALDLDFDFAPAPAEVRRSEAYRATLNPLGQIPVLQDGDLTLADSNAIMVYLAKRYAPQSDWFPAEPVAAAQVQRWLSIAAGEVMHGPSIARMIAQFGFPDDPARAERIAARLLAFMEGHLAGRSYLAAEHPTLADLACYSYVAHAPEGGIPLDAYPAVRAWLARVEALPFFKPIPPSPIPVKG; encoded by the coding sequence ATGACCCAAGCCAAGATCACGCTCCACGGCACCGCCCTCTCGGGCCACACCCACCGCGTCGAGCTCCTGCTGCGCGCACTCGACCTCGATTTCGACTTCGCTCCGGCCCCCGCAGAAGTCCGCCGCAGCGAGGCATACCGGGCGACGCTCAACCCGCTCGGCCAGATCCCGGTACTGCAGGACGGCGACCTCACCCTGGCCGACAGCAATGCGATCATGGTCTATCTGGCGAAGCGCTACGCCCCGCAGAGCGACTGGTTTCCGGCCGAGCCGGTCGCGGCCGCGCAAGTGCAGCGCTGGCTCTCGATCGCCGCCGGCGAGGTCATGCACGGTCCGTCGATCGCCCGGATGATCGCGCAGTTCGGCTTCCCCGACGACCCGGCGCGGGCCGAGCGTATCGCGGCCCGGCTGCTCGCCTTCATGGAAGGGCATCTCGCTGGCCGCAGTTACCTCGCCGCCGAACACCCGACGCTCGCCGACCTCGCCTGCTATTCATATGTGGCGCACGCACCCGAAGGCGGCATTCCGCTCGATGCCTATCCGGCAGTGCGGGCCTGGCTAGCGCGTGTCGAGGCCCTGCCCTTCTTCAAGCCGATCCCGCCATCGCCCATACCCGTGAAAGGCTGA
- a CDS encoding TetR/AcrR family transcriptional regulator, with the protein MARKPVSPEAEKPAAKPDPRRAVVDALFRLAATQGWDEIELPAIAREAGINLTELRGLFPSKLAILGGLGRILDDAVLAGSSDDLAEESYKERVFDLVMRRLDALAPYKAGLKALMPHLRRQPLALAALGRNSVNSWRYLLASAGIPTEDDLGSVRVRGATLLMARVLDTWLEDDEPELSRTMAKLDRELKTAGQIMTRVEDVHRLTAPLRGLARTLCSGVRRTPRRERMRGEEGDDYAPAI; encoded by the coding sequence ATGGCGCGCAAACCCGTTTCCCCCGAGGCCGAGAAACCCGCTGCAAAGCCCGATCCGCGGCGCGCCGTGGTCGATGCCCTGTTCCGGTTGGCCGCGACGCAGGGCTGGGACGAGATCGAACTGCCGGCGATCGCTCGCGAAGCCGGGATCAACCTCACCGAACTGCGTGGCCTCTTCCCTTCGAAGCTCGCGATTCTCGGCGGCCTGGGTCGCATTCTCGACGATGCCGTGCTGGCCGGCAGTTCCGACGACCTGGCGGAGGAATCCTACAAGGAGCGCGTCTTCGACCTGGTGATGCGCCGGCTCGATGCGCTCGCGCCCTACAAGGCCGGCCTGAAGGCGCTGATGCCGCATCTGCGGCGCCAGCCGCTGGCTCTCGCCGCGCTCGGGCGCAATTCGGTGAATTCCTGGCGCTATCTGCTGGCTTCGGCGGGTATCCCGACCGAGGATGACCTCGGCTCCGTCCGGGTCAGGGGCGCGACGCTGCTGATGGCGCGCGTGCTCGACACCTGGCTGGAGGATGACGAGCCCGAGCTGTCGCGCACCATGGCGAAGCTCGACCGTGAGCTGAAGACGGCAGGCCAGATCATGACGCGCGTCGAGGACGTCCACCGGCTGACGGCGCCGTTGCGCGGTCTTGCCCGCACGCTCTGCTCGGGCGTTCGACGGACACCGCGGCGCGAGCGCATGCGCGGCGAGGAAGGCGACGATTACGCCCCGGCGATCTGA
- a CDS encoding LysR family transcriptional regulator — protein sequence MDRLDELAIFVAIIDTGSLAGAARQLRRSRPAVTRALAALEERAGVRLIARTTRQLMATEAGRELATSARNILAEYEASLSGVTAAPMRGLIRITAPLAFGRRHVTPVVAEFLDLHPEIQIELVLADRNLDLIEEGLHLAVRIGPLPSSRLVARRVGEVRRVLVAAPAYLERRGTPMRPADLVDHDTIASIAAGQTMLWRFAGGARSATVTVTPRLIVNEVEAALIAARSGRGIARALSYQVAPDLEAGTLVRVMRDWEPPAAPVQLVVPSGQHLQPKVRAFLDYAAVQLQQLPVIRPER from the coding sequence ATGGATCGACTCGACGAACTCGCCATCTTCGTCGCAATCATCGACACAGGCAGCCTCGCCGGTGCGGCGCGCCAGCTTCGGCGCTCGCGGCCGGCGGTGACGCGGGCGCTTGCCGCGCTGGAGGAGCGGGCCGGCGTCAGGCTGATCGCGCGCACCACCCGGCAATTGATGGCGACCGAGGCGGGGCGGGAACTCGCAACCTCGGCCCGCAACATCCTCGCCGAGTATGAGGCTTCGCTCTCCGGCGTGACGGCGGCGCCGATGCGCGGGCTGATCAGGATCACCGCGCCGCTCGCCTTCGGCCGCCGCCATGTCACGCCGGTCGTCGCCGAATTCCTCGACCTGCATCCGGAGATCCAGATCGAACTGGTGCTGGCCGACCGCAACCTCGACCTGATCGAGGAGGGCCTGCATCTGGCGGTCCGGATCGGCCCGCTGCCGAGCTCGCGATTGGTCGCGCGCAGGGTCGGCGAGGTCCGGCGCGTGCTGGTCGCGGCACCGGCCTATCTCGAGCGCCGCGGCACGCCGATGCGGCCGGCCGATCTGGTGGACCACGACACCATCGCCAGCATCGCGGCCGGCCAGACCATGCTCTGGCGTTTCGCCGGTGGCGCGCGCAGCGCAACCGTGACGGTGACGCCGCGCCTGATCGTCAATGAGGTCGAGGCGGCGTTGATCGCCGCGCGCTCGGGTCGCGGCATCGCTCGCGCCTTGTCCTATCAGGTCGCTCCCGATCTCGAGGCCGGCACGTTGGTGCGGGTGATGCGCGACTGGGAGCCGCCTGCAGCGCCAGTCCAGCTCGTCGTGCCGAGCGGGCAGCACCTCCAGCCGAAGGTGCGTGCCTTCCTTGACTACGCCGCTGTGCAATTGCAGCAGCTGCCGGTGATCAGGCCGGAGCGATAA
- a CDS encoding tRNA-binding protein: MLSEPTEIAAEIGFDDFLKVDIRVGTIVEAAPFPEARKPAIKLVIDFGGTIGRKKSSAQITRHYRPEDLAGRQVLAVVNFPPRQIGKFMSEVLTLGVPDSDGEVVLIGPSFDVPKGGRLF; this comes from the coding sequence ATTTTGAGCGAGCCCACCGAGATCGCCGCAGAGATCGGCTTCGATGATTTCCTGAAGGTCGACATCCGTGTCGGCACCATCGTCGAGGCCGCTCCCTTTCCCGAAGCGCGCAAGCCGGCGATCAAGCTGGTGATCGATTTCGGCGGCACGATCGGCCGCAAGAAATCATCGGCGCAGATCACCAGGCATTACCGGCCCGAAGATCTCGCGGGCCGGCAGGTGCTGGCGGTGGTGAACTTCCCGCCGCGCCAGATCGGCAAGTTCATGTCGGAGGTGCTGACATTGGGCGTGCCGGACAGCGACGGCGAGGTCGTGCTGATCGGCCCTTCGTTCGACGTGCCCAAGGGCGGGCGGCTCTTCTGA
- a CDS encoding pyridoxamine 5'-phosphate oxidase family protein yields the protein MDASPFHEGELEAQARAGESSRGGGIREFMPDQHRDFFALLPYLFAAGRDAQGRPIATILTGPEGFITSPAPNALAIAALPAPDDPAGPALSASAPIGLLGLDLRTRRRNRANGIISERDGNGLRIAVTQSFGNCAKYIQLRQHAFAPTTAGTAAEELTSLDESARDLVLRSDTLFIASGSESGLDISHRGGRPGFVRIEGGQLTVPDFAGNSYFNTFGNLLREPATSLLFIDFAKGDLLQLQGMAEIVWDGPELAGLDGARRLMHIEVTRAWRRKAALPLRWAEAEPAPTTLATGTWRHHEAA from the coding sequence ATGGACGCCTCTCCGTTCCACGAAGGCGAGTTGGAGGCGCAGGCACGCGCCGGCGAGAGTTCGCGAGGGGGTGGCATCCGCGAGTTCATGCCGGACCAGCACCGCGATTTCTTCGCGCTGCTGCCCTACCTTTTCGCGGCCGGCCGCGATGCGCAGGGCAGGCCGATCGCGACCATCCTCACCGGGCCGGAAGGCTTCATCACCAGCCCGGCACCGAATGCGCTCGCCATCGCTGCCCTGCCCGCTCCCGACGATCCGGCCGGTCCCGCACTGAGCGCAAGCGCTCCCATTGGCCTGCTCGGGCTCGATCTGCGCACCCGCCGCCGCAACCGCGCCAACGGCATCATCAGCGAGCGCGATGGCAACGGGCTGCGGATCGCCGTGACGCAGAGCTTCGGCAACTGCGCCAAGTACATCCAGCTCAGGCAGCACGCGTTCGCGCCCACCACAGCCGGCACTGCAGCCGAGGAACTCACCAGTCTGGATGAATCGGCCCGGGACTTGGTCCTGCGCTCGGACACGCTCTTCATCGCCAGCGGCTCGGAAAGCGGGCTCGACATCTCGCATCGCGGCGGCAGGCCGGGCTTCGTCCGGATCGAGGGCGGGCAGCTGACGGTGCCGGACTTCGCCGGCAACAGCTATTTCAACACCTTCGGCAATCTGCTGCGCGAGCCGGCCACGTCCCTGCTCTTCATCGATTTCGCGAAGGGAGACCTGCTGCAGTTGCAGGGCATGGCGGAGATCGTCTGGGACGGGCCTGAGCTGGCCGGCCTCGATGGCGCCAGGCGTCTCATGCACATCGAGGTGACGCGCGCCTGGCGGCGCAAGGCGGCCCTGCCCTTGCGCTGGGCCGAAGCCGAGCCGGCGCCAACCACATTGGCGACCGGAACCTGGCGGCACCACGAAGCCGCCTGA
- a CDS encoding methyl-accepting chemotaxis protein produces the protein MSLMKKLTALSISRSFGLVAILAAVVTVASVAVTLRQARIDMLDLKRAEVKNAVEAAASTVNAYVAKVEKGELKDADAQKLALDAIANARFDDGNYFFVIRYDGVNIAHASPKLVGTDMSPLKDPTGKLFVKELTDTARTKGAGFVDYMWLRIGDKDPSLKISYVAGVQKWQWAIGTGMHVHAVDVAFYGMIKDVAVVLVPLALLLLGLVIMLSRRASGMLRAVAGNMSALAAGDLKAPIAYQERQDEVGSMARALVVFRDAALMKQQVEAEKTQAEADAGEQRRAADTQRSLNEAQRGEEAKKQAVVVDALGAGLERLTEGDLTYRIEASFSAEYAKLKNDFNAAMVHLEETMRQIATNTESMKAGAGEISQAADDLASRTEQQASSVEETATALDQLTATVRQTAEGARQASLATSQVKGEAEQSGEIVRDAVAAMGGIEKSAEEISQIVGVIDEIAFQTNLLALNASVEAARAGDAGKGFAVVASEVRALAQRSAEAAKEIKGLITASSIEVEKGVALVGQTGSALGRMSGEITRVTSLVAEIASAAQEQATGLQEVNTAVNEMDQATQQNAAMAEQSTAASQALAQEADRLAALVGRFRLSGDVVALKTMASKMAKAAAPAPRPARAAAPVQTHGSAARKVANGGDRGWEEF, from the coding sequence ATGTCGTTGATGAAGAAGCTTACTGCGCTGTCGATCAGCCGCTCGTTCGGGCTGGTCGCGATCCTGGCCGCGGTCGTTACGGTCGCGAGTGTTGCCGTGACGCTCCGGCAGGCGCGCATCGACATGCTCGATCTCAAGCGGGCCGAGGTGAAGAATGCGGTCGAGGCCGCAGCCTCCACGGTGAACGCCTATGTGGCGAAGGTGGAGAAGGGCGAGCTCAAGGACGCCGACGCGCAGAAGCTCGCGCTCGACGCGATCGCCAATGCCCGCTTCGACGACGGCAACTACTTCTTCGTTATCCGCTATGACGGCGTCAACATCGCCCATGCCAGCCCGAAGCTGGTCGGCACCGACATGTCGCCGCTCAAGGACCCGACCGGCAAGCTCTTCGTCAAGGAACTCACCGATACGGCGCGGACCAAGGGAGCCGGCTTCGTCGACTACATGTGGTTGAGAATCGGCGACAAGGATCCCTCGCTGAAGATCTCCTATGTGGCTGGCGTGCAGAAATGGCAGTGGGCGATCGGGACCGGGATGCATGTTCATGCGGTCGACGTGGCCTTCTACGGCATGATCAAGGATGTCGCCGTGGTGCTGGTGCCGCTGGCGCTGCTGCTGCTCGGGCTCGTCATCATGCTGAGCCGCCGCGCTTCCGGGATGCTGCGCGCGGTCGCCGGCAATATGAGCGCGCTGGCCGCCGGCGACCTCAAGGCGCCGATCGCCTATCAGGAACGCCAGGACGAGGTCGGTAGCATGGCGCGTGCGCTCGTCGTCTTCCGTGACGCGGCGCTGATGAAGCAGCAGGTCGAAGCCGAGAAGACCCAGGCCGAAGCCGATGCCGGCGAGCAGCGCCGGGCTGCCGATACGCAGCGCAGCCTCAACGAGGCGCAGCGCGGCGAGGAGGCGAAGAAGCAGGCCGTCGTCGTCGATGCGCTCGGCGCCGGCCTTGAGCGCCTGACCGAGGGTGACCTGACCTACCGCATCGAGGCCTCCTTCAGCGCCGAATACGCCAAGCTCAAGAACGACTTCAATGCTGCGATGGTGCATCTCGAAGAGACGATGCGGCAGATCGCGACCAACACCGAGAGCATGAAGGCTGGCGCCGGCGAGATCAGTCAGGCGGCCGATGACCTTGCCAGCCGCACCGAGCAGCAGGCCTCCTCGGTCGAAGAGACCGCAACCGCGCTCGACCAGTTGACCGCCACCGTGCGCCAGACTGCGGAGGGCGCGCGCCAGGCCAGCCTCGCCACCAGCCAGGTCAAGGGTGAGGCCGAGCAATCGGGCGAGATCGTCCGCGATGCGGTCGCCGCGATGGGCGGCATCGAGAAGTCGGCTGAGGAAATCTCGCAGATCGTCGGCGTCATCGACGAGATCGCCTTCCAGACCAACCTGCTCGCACTCAACGCCTCGGTCGAGGCGGCCCGTGCCGGCGACGCCGGCAAGGGCTTTGCCGTCGTCGCCTCCGAGGTCCGGGCGCTGGCCCAGCGTTCGGCCGAGGCGGCCAAGGAGATCAAGGGGCTGATCACCGCCTCGTCCATCGAGGTCGAGAAGGGCGTCGCTCTGGTCGGCCAGACCGGCAGCGCGCTTGGCCGCATGTCCGGCGAGATCACGCGGGTCACCTCGCTGGTCGCCGAGATCGCCTCGGCGGCCCAGGAGCAGGCGACCGGGCTGCAGGAGGTCAACACCGCGGTCAACGAGATGGACCAGGCGACGCAGCAGAACGCCGCCATGGCCGAGCAGTCGACCGCCGCCTCGCAGGCGCTGGCCCAGGAGGCCGACAGGCTCGCCGCGCTGGTCGGGCGCTTCCGGCTCAGCGGCGATGTCGTTGCCTTGAAGACTATGGCGAGCAAGATGGCCAAGGCTGCGGCGCCTGCGCCGCGCCCGGCGCGCGCCGCCGCGCCCGTGCAGACTCATGGCAGCGCCGCGCGCAAGGTCGCCAATGGCGGCGATCGCGGCTGGGAGGAATTTTGA